TGACCTGAACGTAGAGTGTCTCAAGCTCAAGCTGGCTCACTTCCTCTCCCTTCTTGGTGAAGAGTTTGTAGGCCTTCAGGTAGGTGTGTAGCCAATCCAGCTGCAGCTCCCGACTCGGGTACAGACCGTAGTCCAGTTCACTCATgcctgtgacacacacacacacacacacacatagcacaTGACATCAAAGCATTAATGCTCCGGGCTACAGTATTCATCATTCTGTGTGACTCACTCACCTGCAAACTCGTTGAAATGGTTCCCAATGTCAAACGCCTGGTAGTTGTAACTTGAGTACTCGTAGTCTATGAAGCGAACGTAACCTGTAAAAGCAAAACAGCTGGAAAAATTAACAGAGCCACACTCTGATCATTTTACTCAATAACCTCGAATAAACGTGCTTTCGGGGGATTCGAGGGTGTGGATATCCTGGAGGAAACTTTCGGTCACAGAAAATGCATGCTACGCTCACTAGCCAACTATAACGAATAAAGCGGTTAGGATTGTTATGGTATGTTTCAACAAGCTTTGAAATTCATACACAGGATTGCAAGTTAAATTACTTTGTTAGTAAGTGCTATCACACTGTTCGAGACAGCTAAAGATGACTAATTTGCATACTTGTGCATATTCATAGACGCTGACATTTTGAAAGATGGTGTGGAATGATGTTGAGATGTTACGACACCGTTTTAGTCAGCTTTTTGTGATTAATTGCatgctgtcataggaaaataataaacgacTGGCTGGCGTGATTAGGCCCGCTATgtcaaagttgattattttcagatAACAGCATGTCCAAAAGCGTGTTATTCCTCTCAGATTATtgcaatttgccaataattcAACAGTTCCATGAAATAAGTTAGTTTCTGtcatcacttatgttacagcagctataaacagtccttttttacttttattttttaaactcaataaggccaaaaaaaaaaggaagaaaaaaaaagcgcagCTTCTCTCTTTACTGAGAAATCGCAAAGCGTGGActtcacatccacacacaccttCCTTCACGTTGTGTACGATGTTTTTGCAGAGCAGGTCGTTGTGGCAGAGCACCACGGGCGAGCCAAGCTGAGACAGGTGTTCCTTCATCCACGACATTTCCTCTTCCAGAACTTCCTTACTGGGAACTTCCTCTTGGATTCTGGGGAAGAGAAACGTAAATGGTTCAACCAATAATtttcctgatttattttttgggaATTTCTCCAGGCATCCCGCAATGCTcttcaacatacacacacttcagagcTCGAGTTGCTTGAAAAGAGAACCAGCTTATGATCGATGCTGCTTGATAACCGATGTAACCAATAGCCAATGTGGCATGGAGGATCGGCTTTATCATGAtagttaaacattaaaatgatatGTTTCCCCCCCTCATGAATACACATCAAAAGGCTGTTGGTCAATGTTCAGAATGTGCTCCTAGACTCATAagctctgaaatgttttttttttctcctaaaatacaagaaaaaaaaaaaaaacagaaacaaatgtaTGTTATGCTGTATGATACTCTAATACATCTAGTACAACATAACGATGCTAGTATGACTCTGTTCCTATTAAATGAAGGCAGTgaccaaaaaaccccccaaaaaaaccaacTGCAGGCATGTACAGTATTACAAACATGTTGTGTGACCTAGCTCAGATAAaccttatttattgtttatgtatACCATCGCTTTATCAGCTGCTCCGCACTTAATGAAGCGGTGCGCTGAAACCGATCACAGACCCATTGCCATGGAGAACTCTCCTTGAGTAATGGATTTAGGAGACTAATTCTGGAGCTGAAGTCGtctgcaaacacacaaagacacagagacacacacacagcaaccaCGACtgaccctccctctctctctctattggaTTGGAGCAAGTCACCCCTTGACCCTAATCTGAGACCTGCTTCATCAACACAGGTAGTGAGTCTGAAGGAAACGGCTGTGATGACTAATCAACTCCGTGATATCACTCACACGGTGTAATACGTAGAGCCTATGGCCAggtgatcgagagagagagattatatatatatatatatatatatatatatatatatatatatatatatatatatatatatatatatatatatatatatatatatgatgatgAGATCTGGATAACATGATAAATGAAGTCACAACCGACTTTTTGGAAATATCACTAgtattgtgatttatttatttatttgtttttaaacaattttataaGCAACCGTTAACTAGCTAATTTTGTGTTAAAATTGCTAACTGAATGTTGAAAATCACAATACGTTTTTATCTGACATATTTTCATCACATCACATAGTACTCTTgacctgaaagaaaaaaaatcctaaaatcCTTTGTACTGAATCCTAAAATCTGTCAAATGTCATTATTACTCgttgttttgctgttgttgccGTCATTAGAAGATTCGTTATTGATTAAAATTGAATAGTTATCAGAACGtattatttttctccttttaaaaTTTTAAGTCATTAATTCGTGCAGACgttattataataatcataataataataataataataataataatattaaactgTACCGAGAGAGATTTTGCAGAAACGGAGCCGATAAAACAGATTCAATGTAAAAACTTTCGATTGCTGCCCTGCTCTCGATGACCTCGCAGACGGTCTAACGGCTGATAACCGCCATTGCCGTGTCTACACGATTCGTCACGCTGTTCCTGAAAAACGGAGGAATGTAAACATCTGCAGGCTCCGAGAGCCTGCGTCTCTGTAATTCACCAGCTGGTGATGACTGACTGTCCCTACATAATGGCCTTACAGGTGCACAGTGACACTGATAACGCTCGTATCGTCAATAATTCTGCTCGAGGAGATCTGCTGCAGGGTgcaaagagaaataaaatgcaccGTCACTTTTACAAGTTATAAGAgggggaaggaaaaagaaagaaaaaaaagcattaaaaaatgttcaaatattgtatataaaaaCTCTcaatgcagcagtaaaagaaaaatacaggcTACATATGCCTGTTATTAGACCTACAAGTGTCTGAAatgaattcttttatttttttgtggcaGTGTTAATTACATTAACACCATATAAAACTAgggctgtgttgtgttttgtcatCTGGTCATTTATTCAAAGTGCACAGTGCGTCTAAGGCTCGTTCATGATAACGCAAAGAAATGACTTGTCATGTGACCTGAATTAATCGCTTTAAGAGCGCCGTCCGCTCTTCCAAGGAaaagaaatgcacaaaaaatcATGTCCGGCATTGacgtcgtctttttttttttttttttgctgttaaatagcttaaagtggattattattttttttccttactttTTTAAGGATCACAAGATTAAATCCTGAAGacgccacagccatctgtgaccGAGAGCCAATGAAACAAATATGGCCGTTCTGTCTGGATGGGAGAGACGGCGTTAtactctatatatacacactactctacacagcgttatgtctctctctctcattaatcacattgacactagccaattgtgggcATCTGTAAGCTCATGGATGGGGCAGATCCTCAGCagatataaacaattaaaaacaaacaaacaaaaaaaaaaacaccaccacagaaTGGCGCTGATTTCCTTTCTAGCCCAGATTCCCTAGTCCAGATAGCCCCTGTAGATTCTCACAGCCTATTAATGGACAGTCATCTCAGTTCAAACTGCCttacaagaaataaataagtgagcATAAATGATCCAATCAAAAGTATATTGTTTGGGTTGAAGGAAACCTCTGCCTATTCGGAAGAGATGAGACATGatcagccacaaaaaaaaatggtgttgtATTTATGTGTCTTTCAGTGTTTGCATTTGCTACACGGCTCAAGTAGAACGGTTTCACAACAGtagtcttatatatatatatatatatatatatatattcactgaTCGTAGCAGACGTCATATCCATCAATTCTGAAATGACTTGCTGGTGCTCGCTCTGTTTTGGGCGTTTCTGTATCGGAGCTTGGCTTACCTGGCATTGGAGGCTTGGTCGGTGAACTCGGTGGCCACTAGGGAGAAGTACTTGCGCATCTTGATCCACAGGTTGGGTTTGGGGATGCAGCCATTGTGTGCGTGGATGGCGTGGATGCGGGCCATTTCTGTAGCAATGAGTCTAACGAGACACATACAGATGAGATTAAGACTCGACGTCACgttcaggaaataaaaaaaaaaaacaaaaaacccaccaGACACTTAATAATCCTAGCAGTGGAGTATAATTTCTCAAGGTCAGGACTGGGTAGTCTATCTACATCCTGAAGACAAAGGAAGGACATTCCTTCACGTGCAACATCATAGAAGCTGGTTTGGATGTGGAGTGAAGGACGACGAGCTGGACGGACACGCCTGAACGACCATTATAACTCCCAATTCACACGTTATCATGTTTCATGACATTATAAGTGTGAAGCCTCTATAGAGATCTACCGTAATTACTGTATTTTCCCACCGTCCTGTAGAACTGTTGAAGCACCTCGATTTACACCAAAGGTCTGTAACTCAAGACAACTACAGAAGACCTGCCATGGACATGTGATTTCAAAATAGTCCTTGGAAGCTCACGTCTGAGGTAAACACCAGGCACCTGGGAGATAAACTTGCCACTTGTCTGCTATagttaattctttctttcttgctagACGTTACATTGAGTAATTAATAAGAAAGAGTCTGTTGGGCGTCCTCTTGCTACCTCACCTGAGCAGCACGGGGTCCCTGACGTCCTGCGTGCCGAGAGCGTCTCCTTGCATGAACTCGTAGCAGATGCCGTTGTTGAAGGTACAGTAGAGTCGAGGAGCACAGCCGTTGGCATGGAGAACCTGGAAGCTCTTCAGCTCATTGTCGCGGTCCACAATCAGCTCGGTCTTGTTGCCGTACACCCTCACCAGTACCACGTCCTCCGGGCTCTCGTCCACGTAGCAGCCCACCAGCTTGTTGGTCGTTCCTTCTGTGAAAAGCTAGCATAAGGAGACACGTGGTCAAACATGAGGCGGaaattgtttatatttccaCATTTCTAAATTGTAGTCTTGAAGAAACTATACAAGCTGAAAAGATCTGCGTGAAAAACAGCTCAACTGACGAGCAATATTAATAAACAAGATCTGAACCCTGAATAGTTCTTTTAACAAGGttaaaaatgatacattttgtcatatatgaataaaaaaatatatgatgaatgaacaaaaaaccTTCCACACGAGATGTACAAAAGGAGTCCAATTCTGTGTGGAAAAAcagaatattataaatattattgttgttggtaTTATTCAATCGCAAGTAACAGATGACTGTTCTTTTATAACTAAATTATAAATAGCGAAATAACCATAAACTTATTTAGCTATCCTGGAAGTTACTTTTCTTTGTACAAACTTACTTATCCTGGAACTATTCCTGGAGCTAACTTGCATACTTCTCCTGGAACCCATCCTTATACTGACTTATTTGTTCTGGAACTTGCTTACTTATCCTAGAACTAACATATTATCCTGAAACCTATCCTCATACTAACTAACTTATCCTGAAACCTAACCTGGTACTCACTTACTTGTCCTGGAACTAACTTATATATCCTGAAACCTATCCTGGTACTAACTTACTTCTCCTGAAACCTATCCTTATACTCACTTATTTGTTCTGGAACTTGCTTACTTATCCTAGAACTAACATATTATCCTGAAACCTATCCTCATACTAGCTTACTTATCCTGAAACCTAAACTGGTACTCACTTACTTGTCCTGGAACTAACTTATATATCCTGAAACCTATCCTGGTACTAACTTACTTCTCCTGAAACCTATCCTTATACTCACTTATTTGTTCTGGAACTTGCTTACTTATCCTAGAACTAACATATTATCCTGAAACCTATCCTCATACTAGCTTACTTATCCTGAAACCTAAACTGGTACTCACTTACTTGTCCTGGTACTAACTTACTTATCCTGGAACTTGCTTACTTCTCATTGAACTAACTTACTTGTTCTGAAATTTACCTACTTATCCTGGAactaaagagaaaaataaaatctgactTGAATTGATGAAACTTTTACTTCAGCTCACTGGATGAACCCGTTGCGTTTCAGGGAAATGCGTCCCGTGAAACCAACCAACACAACCCACAACTCTTTGCCCACCAGAAGATTTCTGACATTCCTGACATGGTTTACATCGAGTTGGACCAATGGTGGAGATCCTGGGCATGGATCAGCGCTCATACCCGATTCTGTTGGCCCATTATTCTGGCCAATCTATTCTGGGAGATGAAACAATGAGGCGAGTAACACCTGCTGTTTCTCAGTTACAAACAACTTGGTTCTCTCATTTTTGCTCGTGTTAAGCCTGATAAGGCACTCGTTTTTGCTTCTGTTTAGGAAACAGGAAGTTAACCCACATCTTGATGAACCGATAAACGTAACTAGTTTTGGCGGATTCTAAGgcaagagaaaaaaattcaGCGGAAACGCGTTTATGCAAATTAACTCAATACAGTGAGAGGAGTCTGGACGGGGTAATAGcgtcaaaacaacaacaaaaaaaaactagtggAAATGAACAAAGGAGTTCAAGAgaacattttggggaaaaaagataaatatttatcatttttttgcaCATGTGGCTCAGGTAGTAATCAACCCAACATACTTCACTTCGTAcctctcctttctctttccGGCAGGTCACGTGACCAACGTCACCTCACGTCCCCTAATCATCCTGTGATGAAGGTGACACTGACTGCTGGTAATCGTTCTAATCTAATGAATGATGGTTCTTTGAGGCTCGGCGCCAAACTCTGGTCTCATCTGAATGGCAGCGTGCAGTCCGCAGCGAATAACTCACTGGGAAACAATGCGGCCCTTCTTTCATTTATAAAGCTATGGAGGTTATGTTGAGGGAATGTAAAAGCTAGGGAGGTTATGAAGGAGgaatgtattataataaaagTGAAAGTGATAGTGTTAGGGGGCGAT
This window of the Ictalurus furcatus strain D&B chromosome 21, Billie_1.0, whole genome shotgun sequence genome carries:
- the etnk2 gene encoding ethanolamine kinase 2; this encodes METEIHVPVGSPTIRKFPIHVDEHNVKDGAIKLIKELRPTWDINLVKTKLFTEGTTNKLVGCYVDESPEDVVLVRVYGNKTELIVDRDNELKSFQVLHANGCAPRLYCTFNNGICYEFMQGDALGTQDVRDPVLLRLIATEMARIHAIHAHNGCIPKPNLWIKMRKYFSLVATEFTDQASNARIQEEVPSKEVLEEEMSWMKEHLSQLGSPVVLCHNDLLCKNIVHNVKEGYVRFIDYEYSSYNYQAFDIGNHFNEFAGMSELDYGLYPSRELQLDWLHTYLKAYKLFTKKGEEVSQLELETLYVQVNKFSLASHFFWGFWALIQAKYSTIDFDFLGYAVLRFNQYFKTKPDVMALKIPK